The genomic interval AAATTTCCATTATTCTGGCGTGTACCAACTGATAACGAAGCATTACCATTTACACCCTGAGCAGTTTTCTTCTTGGTAATGATATTAATAATTCCACCAGCACCCTCTGCATCATATTTTGCCGAAGGACTTGTAATGACCTCTACACTTTTAATCTCTTCTGCCGGAATCATTTTCAAAGCATCAGCAACACTATTCGACATTGTTCCGGACGGTTTCCCATTAATCAGTACCCTAACCGCAGAACTCCCGCGAAGGGATGGATTTCCATCAATATCTACAGTGACCATGGGTACTTTACGCATGACATCCCCCGCATTACCTCCTGATGTGGTTACATCCTGTTCCGCATTATAAACCAATTTATCAATTTTAGTTTCTATCATCGGCGTTTTACCAACAATAGCGACTTCTTTCAGATTGCTCTCCGTACCCGTCAGTAAAATGTTTCCCAGGTTCAGATCAGGTTTCTCAGGACTGGTTTTCACTAACATAGTTTTACCCTTATAGCCCATAAAACCAATCAATAACTTATAATCATCAGGTGATACATTTTGCAGTACAACCTTGCCTTTTGCATCAGTTACACCCCCGTTAATCGATTTATTATCTTTAACCCTAACCAGGGATACCGTTGCATAATCAACAGGTTGTTTAGTAGCAGAGTCAATAATAACAGCACTTATTTTTCCGGTTATAGTAACTTTCTGTGCTCCTCCACCAAGCGTGAATTGGGCATTAACCTGCTGTAGTAGTCCCAGAAAGACAAATAGTAGTAGTAATTTTTTTTTCATAGTTTAGTAATCGTGTGATTCTGTGTGTGTTGTTTAGTCGCTGCAAATTTAACTTTGTTACTGGCTATTTAAAATTCTTTTTACCTATCAGATAATTATAAGCGGTAAACAGCAGAAATTTACCAGTAATTATTGGAAATGCCTTTAAATAAAAATGGTTATTAAAGATTTGACACCTTAATAACCATTCTGTATATTATATATGTGATTGAATTAAATCACAATATTCACAATACGGCCCTTAACGATAATCACTTTTTTAGGTGTTTTACCCTCAAGATATTTCTGGACCTGTTCATCAGCCAGTACAATTTCTTCAATCTCTTTAGCCTCAAGCGCTAAACTCAGGTTTAAATTTAACCTTGTTTTTCCGTTTACAGAAACAGGATAACTGAATTCATCTTCCACTAAATAAGCCGGATTAAACTCCGGATAAGCAGCATAAGATAAACTACCCTCATTTCCTAACAATGACCATAATTCTTCCGTAATATGCGGTGCATACGGAGAAAGGACAACAACCAGATCCTGTAAAATACTGCGTTTATTACATTTAAGATCCGTCAGTTCATTTACAGCGATCATAAAGCTGGATACCGAAGTATTGAATGAAAAACGCTCAATATCATCCTGTACCTTTTTAATGATTTTATGTAATGCCTTTAATTCAGCTTTTGAAGGTTCAGCATCAGATACCGTAAATTCCCAGGAGTCATTGTGGAATAAGCGCCAGAATTTACGAAGGAACTTAAATACCCCTTCAATTCCATTGGTATTCCATGGTTTACTTTGTTCAAGCGGGCCTAAGAACATTTCGTACATCCTTAGCGTATCTGCACCATAACTGGCAATCAGTACATCAGGATTCACCACATTGAAATAAGACTTGGACATTTTTTCTACCTCTACTCCACAGATATATTTACCATTCTCCAGGATAAATTCTGCATCAGCAAACTCAGGTCTGAATAACTTAAATTTTTCAATATCCAGGATTTCATGCTCTACAATATTGACATCGACACGTAATGCCGAGGTTTTATAATTGTTCTTTAAACCATGAGAAACCAAAGTATGAGTACCTTTACCCGATTCATCAGCTACCCGGTAAACAAAATTAGTTCTGCCCTGGATCATTCCCTGGTTAATCAGTTTTTTGAAAGGCTCTTCTTCTTTTACATAACCCATATCTTTCAGGAACTTATTCCAGAAACGGCTGTAAAGCAAGTGGCCCGTAGCATGTTCGGCACCACCGATATATAAATCTACGTCTTTCCAGTATTCAATCGCTTGCTGACCAGCAAAACTCTTTTCATTATTGGAATCCATATAACGATACCAGTACCAGCTTGAACCCGCCCATCCTGGCATGGTACTCAGCTCATAATGATACTGATTTTCGTAAGTCCAGTTTTCAGCTCTGCCCAGCGGCGGTTCACCAGTTTCTGTTGGCAAATACTTATCAACCTCAGGTAACAATAAAGGTAACTCCTCTTCCTTAATCAAATAAGGCAGCCCATTTTTAAAGTATACCGGAATAGGCTCTCCCCAATAGCGCTGACGACCAAATATCGCATCACGCATACGGAAATTCACCTTCGCTTTTCCTGCACCCTGATCTTCCAGCCATTTATTCAGCGTAGTTACAGCTTCTGCATAAGTCATTCCGTTGATAAAACCAGAATTGATATATTTACCTTCTTTAGTACTGTCAGCCTGTACATCAATAGCTGTTTGCGCATCAAGAATCTGAACCACCGGCAAATTAAAATGCTTTGCAAATAACCAGTCACGCTGATCACCACTCGGCACGCCCATTACCGCACCAGTTCCATAACCAGCAAGCACATAATCAGCGATCCATAACTGGATACGCTCACCACTTACCGGGTTTACCACATAAGTACCCGTAAAAGCACCAGAAACTGTTTTAGTATCCGCCATACGGTCTAACTCAGATTTCTTTTTAGTCTGTTCTATATAATTCTTAATATCACTTACCTGTGCTGGCGTAGTCAATGCTGCGACCAGTTCATGTTCCGGAGCTAGTACTACATAAGAAACACCAAAAATAGTATCCACACGAGTGGTAAATACTTCAATGTAATCCGTATTGATGTCTGCATCGGTCTCAATTTTGAAGCGGACACTCGCCCCAACACTCTTACCAATCCAGTTCCGCTGCATTTCCTTAACCGGTTCCGGCCAGTCAATTGTATTTAAACCTTGTAACAAACGCTCTGCATAAGCAGAAATACGCATGCTCCACTGCATCATTTTTTTCTGTTCTACCGGATGGCCGCCACGTTCAGAGAAACCATCTTTAACTTCATCATTAGCCAGTACCGTTCCTAATGCTGCGCACCAGTTTACTGTACTTTCCTTCAAAAATGTTAAACGGTATTTTAACAGCTCTTCCTGTTTTTCTTCCGCGGTCATATTTGCCCAGTCACTTGGCATGAAATTTTTCACGTCCTCATCACTTGCTGCTTTTACATCAGCACTGCCCGAAGCATTGAATTTTTCAATTAACGTACTGATATCTTCCGCGCGGTCAGTTTCCAGGTTATACCAGGAATTGAACAGCTGCATAAACACCCATTGCGTCCACTTATAATATTCAGGTTCGCTGGTCCGTACTTCGCGGCTCCAGTCAAAAGAAAAACCAATCTGATCCAGCTGACGGCGGTAAGTACTGATATTCGCTTCAGTAGTTAATGCCGGGTGCTGTCCTGTTTGTATCGCATATTGTTCAGCAGGTAAACCAAATGAATCATATCCCATCGGATGTAAAACATTGTAACCTTTTAATCTTTTGTATCTTGAAAATATATCGGAGGCAATATAGCCCAGTGGGTGGCCAACATGTAAACCCGCACCCGATGGGTATGGAAACATATCAAGCACATAAAATTTAGGTTTGGCTGATGTTGCCTCTGCTTTAAACGTCTGGTGTGCTGCCCAAAACCCCTGCCACTTCTGTTCTATTTCTTTAAATTGGTAATCCATTACAAAAATCCTTTATATACCGCGAAAATAAAGAAATTAAGGAGGTTTCAGAAGCCTTATCAAAAGAACTTTAGCGATATAAACGATATTCATACCAAACAAGATATTTTACCCGTTTAAAAGGCATCTAGTTTGCATATATTTTTTTATTTTCGCAGAACATAAAATACACCCAACTCATAAAATATGGAAGAATTTGAAGTTAGTGATGCTTCTAAGAAGACGAAAACCATTTATATCTCTACTATATTTAGTATAACCCTGGTTTTGTTGATGCTTGGCGTATTAGGACTGATACTGGTACATGCAAAGAATCTTTCTAACTATGTAAAAGAGAATATTGTATTAAATATCATCGTTGACGAAGGCGCAAAAGAAGCAGATGTTATTCAGTTCAGAAAGGAACTTGACGCTAACCCGGCCGTTAAACAGACAGAATATGTCAATAAAGAAGTAGCTGCAAAAAATCTTACACAAGATTTAGGAGAAGACTTCGTGAATTTTCTGGGTTACAACCCCTTGTTGTCTACCGTAGATGTTTACCTGAAAGCTGACTATGCCAACAATAAAAGTATTGACGCCTTAAAAGCAAACATCAGTAAAAACCCGGTTGTTAAAGAAGTCATTTACCAGAGTTCACTAATTGATATGGTGAATAAAAACATCAATACCATTGGTTTAATTGTATTGGGATTTGCCGCTATATTACTGGTAATCTCTGTGGCCTTAATCAACAATACCATCAGACTGGCAATTTATTCACAGCGTTTCCTGATCAAAAGCATGCAGCTTGTAGGTGCAACAAAAAACTTTATCCGCAAACCCTTTATCTTCTGGGCAATGCTGCATGGCTTAATCGCTTCTTTTATCGCTATCCTGATCTTGCTTGGCCTTTTATATTACGCACAAAAAGAGATTCCTGAGATCATTATTCTAAGAAATTATACCGAATTTGGTATTGTCCTGCTTGGTTTGGTCGGGCTGGGAATTTTCCTGACCGCGCTGAGTACAAGCTTTGCAGTAAGCAAATATTTACGTTTAAAAATTTACGACCTTTACAGATAATAACAAATGATCGAGAAAAAAACTAGTCCAGCAACGCAGGACCCTAAAAATGAAATGGTTTTTACAAAAAAGAATTATCAGCTGTTGTTAATCAGTATGGCTATTGTTGTGGCTGGATTTATGCTGATGATCGGAACAACTGACATTTATGATTTAAGAAAAACACTTCTTGCGCCAATGGTTGTCCTTTTTGGATTTGGATTTGGTATTTACGCAATCCTGAAAAAGTAAGCTGTACATGACTCTTATAGATGCCATTATTCTCGCTGTAATAGAGGGACTGACTGAGTTTTTGCCAGTTTCTTCTACTGGCCATATGATCCTTGCCTCTTCCTTTATGGGAATTGCATCCGATCCTTTCGTTAAACTGTTTACCATTGCCATTCAACTGGGAGCAATTCTTTCGGTAGTTGTTTTGTACTTCAGACGTTTCTTCAAAACAATTGGTTTCTACGTTAAATTACTGGTTGCTTTTATTCCCGCAGCTATTTTTGGATTACTGCTCAGCAAAAAGATTGACCAGATGCTGGAAAGCCCGATGACAGTTGCCATATCTTTAGTAGTTGGAGGTATCATCCTTCTTTTTGTAGACAAATGGTTTAATCAGCCAGCTATCCATGAAGAAGAAGAGATCAGTTACCTTACTGCTTTAAAAATCGGCTTTTTTCAATGTCTGGCTATGATACCAGGTACATCAAGATCCGGCGCAAGTATTGTTGGTGGTATGTCCATGAAACTAAGCAGAAAAGTAGCTGCTGAGTTCTCTTTCTTTCTGGCTGTCCCTACGATGTTTGCTGCAACAGGAAAAAAGTTATTCGATTTTTATAAAGAAGGCCATACCATTAGCCACGATCAGATCCAATTGCTTGTTATCGCTAATGTCATTGCATTTATTGTAGCCTTACTTGCTATTAAAAGTTTTATCGGTTACCTGAACAAACACGGATTTAAAGTGTTTGGATGGTATCGTATCATTGCTGGATTGATCATCATTGTATTAATATATAGCGGGCATAACCTGCAAATAATTTAATGTGTAAATTGCAGCTTAATTTAGATTACCATTTTGAGCGCACAAAAGTTACTGGAAAGAACCTTCAATTTTGCCGAAGGAGAGTTATTACTCATCAATAAACCCTATAAGTGGACGAGTTTTGATGTAGTAGGGAAAATAAGAAATTCGTTAAAACCCCTGAAATTAAAAGTTGGCCATGCAGGGACATTAGACCCGCTGGCTACAGGCTTATTGATTTTATGTACAGGCAAACTGACTAAACAGATCGATACCTTTCAGGCAGAAGACAAAGAATATACCGGAACGATGATCCTGGGGGCTACAACGCCCTCTTTTGATATGGAGACGGTAGTGGACCAGGAATATCCACTCACTAATTTAACTGAAGAAGCAATTTATGCCGCTACTGCACCATTTACCGGTGACATACAGCAATATCCACCAGCCCATTCCGCAGTCAAAGTAAACGGAGAACGTTTATATGTCAAAGCCCGCAGAGGCGAAGAACAGGAATTGAGGCTTCGTTTTGTATCCGTACCCGTCTTTGAGATTACCCGTATTGCTTTACCAGAGGTTGACTTCAGAATTATTTGCAGTAAAGGTACTTACATCAGATCACTGGTTTCAGATTTCGGAAAACATCTTGAAAATGGTGCTTATTTATCGAAACTTACCCGCACCAGAAGTGGTAATTTCTCTTTAGAAGACGCCTTTGAAGTAACCGATCTGGTAGAATACCTTAAAAACAAAAGAGAAGCAGCCGCAGCCGGACAAGCTGATACAAATACCCAATAGCAACCATGCACAATCATCTCAAAAATACTTACTTGCGTCATTTAAAAGATTTTACCCTGATCGGGCTGGGTATTGTTTCTGCCTGCTTTGGTCTTAAAAGCTTTTTAATGCCCAGTGAGTTTATAGATGGCGGAGTGACAGGTATATCCCTACTGATCAGTACGCTGACTGGTTTTAAACTATCCTATCTGATTCTGCTGATCAATATCCCTTTTGTGATTCTGGGTTATTCACAGATTGGTAAAGGATTTGCCATAAAAACAGCATTAGCGATTATTACCCTTGCTATTTTTCTGATTATCCTGCCTTTTCAGCCAGTTACCCATGATAAATTACTGATCGCTTTTTTTGGCGGTCTGTTTTTAGGCGGCGGAATTGGTCTGGCTATGCGCGGCGGATGCGTCATTGACGGCACAGAAGTACTCGCCTTATATATCAGTAAGAACAGCATGCTGACTGTTGGAAATATTATCCTGATCCTTAACATTGTCATTTTTGGGGTTGCGGCAATTTTCCTGGATATAGAAACGGCGATGTATGCCATTCTAACTTATTTATCAGCTTCCAAAACCATAGACTTTGTAGTCAACGGGCTGGAACAATATATCGGAGTAACGATTATCTCTGAGAAAAAAGAAGAGATCAAGCTGTTCCTGATCAATGATATGAAAAGGGGCGTGACTATTTATAAAGGGGAAGGCGGATACGGGGAGAAAAAAGAAATTGATATTTTATATACTGTAGTTACAAAACTTGAAATGGGTAAACTGCAAAATGAAATCCGCCAGCTGGATCCGGATGCTTTTATTGTGCAGCAGCAGATTTCTGACCTCAAGGGTGGCGTAGTAAAACGACATGCCTTACATTAATACTAAATATTTTGAAAATATATAACCACCTTTCCGAATTTAAAAGGTTGAACAATGCGGTTGCAACCATAGGCACTTTTGACGGCGTTCACTTCGGGCACCAGAAAATCATTAACAGGCTTTGCGAACTTGCGAAAAATACTGGTGGCGAAAGTGTAATTCTAACCTTTTTCCCACATCCCCGGTTGATTATTGATCCTGAAAATCAGGACCTGAAGATGATCAATACCATTGAAGAAAAAGCAGAGATATTAGCGGCGCTGGGAGTTGATCACCTGATCATTACTCCATTTACCCGTGATTTCTCCAACCTCAACCCTGCTGAGTATATTAAAAATATCCTGGTAGATACCATTGGCATTAAACAGCTGATTGTTGGTTACGACCACCGTTTCGGAAAAGACCGTTCAGGAGGTATGCTGGACTTAGTTGCTTTTTCAAAACCTTATGGTTATGAGATTGAAGAAATTAAAGAGCAGGACGTCAATGATGTTGCTGTGAGCTCAACGAAAATCAGGAAATCACTGCTTGAAGGACATGTTGGTTTAGCCGCAGAATACCTGGGTTATAATTTCTCTTTATACGGCCCGGTAATTAAAGGAGATAAAATAGGCCGTACTATTGGCTTCCCGACAGCAAACATATTTATTGAACAGCCTTATAAACTCATCCCATCCGACGGAATATATGCCGTGACCGTTGAAATGGAAAATGAGACTTATAAAGGGATGGCTTACATAGGTCAGCGTCCTACTATTAATGGAATGACCAGGAATATAGAAGTCAATATCTTTGATTTTGACAAAGAGATCTATGGCCAGTATATCAGAATGAACTTCATGGAATTCCTCAGACACGATGTAAAATTCACCGGACTGGAAGCGCTTAAAATACAACTTCAGCAAGATAAAGAAGATACACTAGCTTATTTTGCACAGCAGGGCTAATTCAAATATGTGTCATCTTTACTCAAAATAAACGTCAATTCATTAAAGAAAACGCCTCTTTTTTTGTATATTTACAATAATGAGGCATTTTTTAATGATGATCACAATCTTTTTCATTACAAATTCATGCTTTGCCTTAAAGCCTGATCGTATTCAGGCTGCCTGCAGACCAGCTTTAGAAATTAAGGCGATTTCACTTCACCATCAGTTCAATAAAACGCAGCACGAAGACGTATCGAGCTTAAATGCAGATGATTCAGAACATCCTACCCTAATCCGGCAAAGCTTAAATAAACAATCCATAGCCAGCTTACAATTGTTTCGTCTGCCCGAAAGCAAAACGGTCAGAAATACGCCTTTCCGGGCTTATAACCGAAAAACCTGCTTCCATTATAATTTCATATACGATTTCTTGTATCCTAACCATGTTTTCTGGTAACGTCTTTATCACCATACCAAAACCTGTTTTTTTACAATTAAATATCATGTATGCTACACTTACCCGTATTAATAACTGATTTAGGCTTAATACTCGCAGCGGCTGGAATTACAACCCTGCTTTTCA from Pedobacter sp. WC2423 carries:
- a CDS encoding YitT family protein — its product is MHNHLKNTYLRHLKDFTLIGLGIVSACFGLKSFLMPSEFIDGGVTGISLLISTLTGFKLSYLILLINIPFVILGYSQIGKGFAIKTALAIITLAIFLIILPFQPVTHDKLLIAFFGGLFLGGGIGLAMRGGCVIDGTEVLALYISKNSMLTVGNIILILNIVIFGVAAIFLDIETAMYAILTYLSASKTIDFVVNGLEQYIGVTIISEKKEEIKLFLINDMKRGVTIYKGEGGYGEKKEIDILYTVVTKLEMGKLQNEIRQLDPDAFIVQQQISDLKGGVVKRHALH
- a CDS encoding cell division protein FtsX, encoding MEEFEVSDASKKTKTIYISTIFSITLVLLMLGVLGLILVHAKNLSNYVKENIVLNIIVDEGAKEADVIQFRKELDANPAVKQTEYVNKEVAAKNLTQDLGEDFVNFLGYNPLLSTVDVYLKADYANNKSIDALKANISKNPVVKEVIYQSSLIDMVNKNINTIGLIVLGFAAILLVISVALINNTIRLAIYSQRFLIKSMQLVGATKNFIRKPFIFWAMLHGLIASFIAILILLGLLYYAQKEIPEIIILRNYTEFGIVLLGLVGLGIFLTALSTSFAVSKYLRLKIYDLYR
- the truB gene encoding tRNA pseudouridine(55) synthase TruB; the protein is MSAQKLLERTFNFAEGELLLINKPYKWTSFDVVGKIRNSLKPLKLKVGHAGTLDPLATGLLILCTGKLTKQIDTFQAEDKEYTGTMILGATTPSFDMETVVDQEYPLTNLTEEAIYAATAPFTGDIQQYPPAHSAVKVNGERLYVKARRGEEQELRLRFVSVPVFEITRIALPEVDFRIICSKGTYIRSLVSDFGKHLENGAYLSKLTRTRSGNFSLEDAFEVTDLVEYLKNKREAAAAGQADTNTQ
- the leuS gene encoding leucine--tRNA ligase, which gives rise to MDYQFKEIEQKWQGFWAAHQTFKAEATSAKPKFYVLDMFPYPSGAGLHVGHPLGYIASDIFSRYKRLKGYNVLHPMGYDSFGLPAEQYAIQTGQHPALTTEANISTYRRQLDQIGFSFDWSREVRTSEPEYYKWTQWVFMQLFNSWYNLETDRAEDISTLIEKFNASGSADVKAASDEDVKNFMPSDWANMTAEEKQEELLKYRLTFLKESTVNWCAALGTVLANDEVKDGFSERGGHPVEQKKMMQWSMRISAYAERLLQGLNTIDWPEPVKEMQRNWIGKSVGASVRFKIETDADINTDYIEVFTTRVDTIFGVSYVVLAPEHELVAALTTPAQVSDIKNYIEQTKKKSELDRMADTKTVSGAFTGTYVVNPVSGERIQLWIADYVLAGYGTGAVMGVPSGDQRDWLFAKHFNLPVVQILDAQTAIDVQADSTKEGKYINSGFINGMTYAEAVTTLNKWLEDQGAGKAKVNFRMRDAIFGRQRYWGEPIPVYFKNGLPYLIKEEELPLLLPEVDKYLPTETGEPPLGRAENWTYENQYHYELSTMPGWAGSSWYWYRYMDSNNEKSFAGQQAIEYWKDVDLYIGGAEHATGHLLYSRFWNKFLKDMGYVKEEEPFKKLINQGMIQGRTNFVYRVADESGKGTHTLVSHGLKNNYKTSALRVDVNIVEHEILDIEKFKLFRPEFADAEFILENGKYICGVEVEKMSKSYFNVVNPDVLIASYGADTLRMYEMFLGPLEQSKPWNTNGIEGVFKFLRKFWRLFHNDSWEFTVSDAEPSKAELKALHKIIKKVQDDIERFSFNTSVSSFMIAVNELTDLKCNKRSILQDLVVVLSPYAPHITEELWSLLGNEGSLSYAAYPEFNPAYLVEDEFSYPVSVNGKTRLNLNLSLALEAKEIEEIVLADEQVQKYLEGKTPKKVIIVKGRIVNIVI
- a CDS encoding undecaprenyl-diphosphate phosphatase, with protein sequence MTLIDAIILAVIEGLTEFLPVSSTGHMILASSFMGIASDPFVKLFTIAIQLGAILSVVVLYFRRFFKTIGFYVKLLVAFIPAAIFGLLLSKKIDQMLESPMTVAISLVVGGIILLFVDKWFNQPAIHEEEEISYLTALKIGFFQCLAMIPGTSRSGASIVGGMSMKLSRKVAAEFSFFLAVPTMFAATGKKLFDFYKEGHTISHDQIQLLVIANVIAFIVALLAIKSFIGYLNKHGFKVFGWYRIIAGLIIIVLIYSGHNLQII
- a CDS encoding bifunctional riboflavin kinase/FAD synthetase, coding for MKIYNHLSEFKRLNNAVATIGTFDGVHFGHQKIINRLCELAKNTGGESVILTFFPHPRLIIDPENQDLKMINTIEEKAEILAALGVDHLIITPFTRDFSNLNPAEYIKNILVDTIGIKQLIVGYDHRFGKDRSGGMLDLVAFSKPYGYEIEEIKEQDVNDVAVSSTKIRKSLLEGHVGLAAEYLGYNFSLYGPVIKGDKIGRTIGFPTANIFIEQPYKLIPSDGIYAVTVEMENETYKGMAYIGQRPTINGMTRNIEVNIFDFDKEIYGQYIRMNFMEFLRHDVKFTGLEALKIQLQQDKEDTLAYFAQQG
- a CDS encoding DUF3098 domain-containing protein produces the protein MIEKKTSPATQDPKNEMVFTKKNYQLLLISMAIVVAGFMLMIGTTDIYDLRKTLLAPMVVLFGFGFGIYAILKK